One Fontisphaera persica DNA window includes the following coding sequences:
- the nifU gene encoding Fe-S cluster assembly scaffold protein NifU translates to MSETYTLYGQTVMDHFMNPRNMGDLPDADGVGEVGAAACGDIMKISLKIQDGKITDARFKTFGCGSAIASSSMATELIKGRTVEEALNFSNQEVVDALGGLPPVKIHCSVLAEEALKAALEDYLKKHPDVAAKVKEKEAARSAAPETANA, encoded by the coding sequence ATGAGCGAAACCTACACCCTGTACGGCCAGACCGTGATGGATCACTTCATGAATCCACGCAACATGGGCGATTTGCCGGATGCGGACGGCGTGGGCGAGGTGGGCGCCGCCGCCTGCGGCGACATCATGAAGATCAGCCTGAAAATCCAGGACGGCAAAATCACCGATGCCCGCTTCAAAACCTTTGGCTGCGGGTCGGCCATCGCCAGCTCCAGCATGGCCACCGAGCTAATCAAGGGCCGCACCGTGGAAGAAGCGCTCAATTTCTCCAATCAGGAGGTGGTGGATGCTCTGGGCGGCCTGCCGCCGGTGAAGATTCACTGCTCCGTGCTGGCGGAAGAGGCGCTCAAGGCGGCGCTGGAGGACTACCTCAAGAAACACCCGGACGTGGCGGCCAAGGTGAAGGAGAAAGAAGCGGCCCGGTCCGCCGCGCCGGAAACCGCCAACGCCTGA
- a CDS encoding phosphoribosylanthranilate isomerase has translation MPVRIKICGITSAADAQAAVAAGADALGFVFYEKSPRYVTPAQAREIMAGLPPLVVRVGVMVNPAAELVQQAVQAGIQVLQFHGEETPEVCRQQAVPVIKGFRLQDELSLLGCREYTGLPWLLDSYVAGQAGGTGAVFNWELAVKAKASNPVIILAGGLTPDNVAEAVRRVRPYAVDVSSGVESAPGKKDAAKMRAFVAAVRAA, from the coding sequence ATGCCGGTACGGATTAAAATTTGCGGGATTACGTCTGCGGCGGATGCCCAGGCGGCCGTGGCCGCGGGCGCCGACGCGCTGGGTTTTGTGTTTTACGAAAAAAGCCCGCGCTACGTGACGCCGGCACAGGCGCGGGAAATCATGGCCGGGCTGCCCCCGCTGGTGGTGCGGGTGGGGGTGATGGTGAATCCGGCGGCGGAGCTGGTGCAGCAGGCGGTGCAGGCGGGAATTCAGGTGCTGCAGTTTCATGGAGAAGAGACGCCGGAGGTGTGCCGACAGCAGGCGGTGCCGGTAATCAAGGGGTTTCGTTTGCAAGATGAGTTGTCCCTGCTGGGCTGCCGGGAGTACACCGGCCTGCCCTGGTTGCTGGATAGTTACGTGGCCGGTCAGGCCGGGGGCACGGGGGCCGTGTTCAACTGGGAGCTGGCGGTGAAGGCCAAGGCCTCCAATCCGGTCATCATCCTGGCCGGCGGGCTGACCCCAGATAACGTGGCCGAGGCCGTCCGGCGCGTGCGCCCTTATGCGGTGGACGTTTCCAGCGGGGTGGAGTCTGCTCCCGGAAAAAAGGATGCCGCCAAGATGCGTGCCTTTGTAGCGGCGGTGCGGGCGGCTTGA
- a CDS encoding RrF2 family transcriptional regulator: MQITRASEYGVIGLTALARRPEGAVVMIDEVSREMDIPRSFLAKIFQSLVRAGLVQSVRGTGGGFRLARPASEITVLDIIEGVEGPIALQRCLEEKPDCVHMTHCALCGLLAEAQGRLRQTLSRTTLAELALRQPPRKPAAERSSQLLLKPETVP; this comes from the coding sequence ATGCAAATCACACGGGCCAGTGAATATGGAGTCATCGGGCTGACCGCCCTGGCACGGCGCCCTGAGGGCGCGGTGGTCATGATTGATGAGGTCAGCCGCGAGATGGACATTCCGCGCAGTTTTCTGGCCAAGATTTTCCAGTCCCTGGTCCGGGCCGGCCTGGTGCAATCGGTGCGCGGCACGGGCGGCGGTTTCCGGCTGGCGCGGCCGGCTTCGGAAATTACCGTGCTGGACATCATTGAAGGCGTGGAAGGCCCCATTGCCCTGCAACGGTGTCTGGAGGAAAAGCCCGACTGCGTCCACATGACCCACTGCGCCTTGTGCGGCCTGCTGGCCGAGGCCCAGGGGCGCCTGCGGCAGACGCTCTCCCGCACCACTTTGGCGGAGTTGGCGCTGCGGCAGCCGCCGCGCAAGCCTGCCGCCGAGCGTTCCTCCCAGCTTTTACTCAAACCGGAAACAGTGCCCTGA
- a CDS encoding cysteine desulfurase family protein — MRRVYLDHLSATPLLPEAFEAMKPYFMEAFGNAASLHQYGLRVRDALAKARSQIAALVNAESAEEIFFTSDGTESANLAIKGVAYANQRRGNHLVVSEIEHPAVLNSVEFLEKQGFTCTRVKVDSEGFVNPEDVRAAITDKTILVAVHHVNHDIGTLEPIREIGRICAEKGVPFYVDAEASAGWLPIDVQQMGASLLSFSPHKFYGPKGVGVLYRNKKARLVSILHGGVQEGGRRAGTENVPAIVGAGVAAEVALRELNQRFAHTARLQKKLWEGLKANVPYIKLNGPEPGPRRAPHTLNISTEFIEGEGQLLMCDLNGIAVASGSSCVSKSLKISHVLAAIGLDHALAQGNIIMSLGKDTTDEDIDYVVQTFAKVVVPKLRNMSPMWDEFQRGIIDSVISPTGRGRSFTEHAAAVSGKPAH; from the coding sequence ATGCGCCGCGTTTATTTGGACCATCTGTCGGCGACGCCCCTGCTGCCCGAGGCCTTTGAGGCCATGAAGCCCTACTTCATGGAAGCCTTTGGCAACGCCGCGTCCCTCCACCAATATGGCCTGCGGGTGCGCGATGCGCTGGCCAAGGCCCGCTCGCAAATCGCCGCCCTCGTCAACGCCGAATCGGCCGAGGAAATCTTTTTCACCTCCGACGGCACCGAATCGGCCAATCTGGCCATCAAAGGCGTGGCCTATGCCAACCAGCGCCGCGGGAATCACCTGGTGGTGAGCGAAATTGAGCACCCCGCCGTGCTCAATTCCGTCGAATTCCTCGAAAAACAGGGCTTCACTTGCACACGCGTCAAAGTGGACAGCGAAGGTTTCGTCAATCCGGAGGATGTCCGCGCCGCCATTACCGACAAAACCATTCTGGTGGCCGTCCACCATGTCAACCACGACATTGGCACCCTCGAGCCGATTCGTGAAATCGGGCGCATTTGCGCGGAAAAAGGCGTGCCGTTCTACGTGGACGCCGAGGCCAGCGCCGGCTGGCTGCCCATTGACGTGCAGCAAATGGGCGCGAGCCTGTTGTCCTTTTCACCGCACAAATTCTACGGTCCCAAGGGCGTGGGCGTGCTCTACCGCAACAAAAAGGCGCGCCTGGTGAGCATCCTTCATGGCGGGGTGCAGGAAGGCGGGCGCCGTGCCGGCACGGAAAATGTGCCGGCCATCGTCGGCGCCGGCGTGGCCGCTGAAGTGGCCCTGCGCGAGCTGAACCAGCGCTTTGCGCACACCGCGCGCCTGCAGAAAAAACTATGGGAAGGCCTCAAGGCCAACGTGCCGTACATCAAGCTCAACGGCCCTGAGCCCGGCCCGCGCCGTGCGCCGCACACCCTCAACATCAGCACGGAGTTCATCGAGGGCGAAGGCCAGTTGTTGATGTGCGATCTCAACGGCATCGCCGTGGCCAGCGGCTCCAGTTGTGTGAGCAAATCCCTCAAGATTAGCCATGTGCTGGCGGCCATCGGGTTGGACCACGCCCTGGCGCAGGGCAACATCATCATGTCCCTCGGCAAAGACACCACCGATGAGGACATTGATTACGTCGTCCAGACCTTTGCCAAGGTCGTCGTGCCCAAGCTGCGCAACATGTCGCCCATGTGGGATGAATTCCAGCGCGGCATCATTGACTCGGTCATCAGCCCCACCGGCCGCGGCCGCTCCTTCACGGAGCATGCGGCGGCTGTGTCCGGCAAACCAGCTCACTAA